One Georgenia wutianyii DNA segment encodes these proteins:
- a CDS encoding PIG-L family deacetylase: MTSQQQPEQQRLLGVFAHPDDETIGAGGLLALAVAAGVDVSVVTCTRGERGDVVPPDLAHLRTDRDALAREREGELSSALAELGVHRHLYLDQVPALEGRRPARFRDSGMRWLRPGLAGPAEDAGSEAFTAVDLDVAALLLAVVIRHVRPTVVLTEEPGGGYGHPDHVRAHEVTTRAVELAGLEDPEVLPGLAPWRVPTVLWVAQEQDHVRAATAELRDTLAGHAPLHSPEGAVLTVPDAVEELPSIAVPATQVTASFDVRPVAERLVAALRRHRTQAQAVAPVDGQRLVGYFALSNDVLAPLLDRVYVRTAPGDDATGLLAAISAVTPAVRGGATGAAADDAPGATVHRLPPPTAGFTPEQAATLVRSTGSSSTAHVGRPGVDRGDDERPERPRASRLAPSGGATGAVVAVLAGIVMATLGTVVHRYAVEGWPVGVVLGLAGVLSAAIAARAIAGSGGLLLTVLAVVLMTQAMAFLRPGGDVLVTNETVSYVWLFGAPLVSLAAAFLPRRWFSDGRLR; the protein is encoded by the coding sequence ATGACGTCGCAGCAGCAGCCTGAGCAGCAGCGCCTCCTCGGCGTCTTCGCCCACCCCGACGACGAGACGATCGGGGCGGGCGGGCTGCTCGCGCTCGCCGTCGCGGCCGGTGTCGACGTCTCCGTCGTCACCTGCACGCGCGGCGAGCGCGGCGACGTCGTCCCACCGGACCTCGCGCACCTGCGCACCGACCGTGACGCGCTCGCCCGTGAGCGGGAGGGCGAGCTGTCCTCGGCGCTCGCCGAGCTGGGCGTCCACCGTCACCTCTACCTCGACCAGGTCCCGGCCCTCGAGGGCCGACGGCCGGCGCGCTTCCGCGACTCCGGCATGCGCTGGCTGCGGCCCGGCCTCGCCGGTCCCGCGGAGGACGCCGGGTCCGAGGCGTTCACCGCCGTCGACCTCGACGTCGCGGCGCTCCTGCTCGCCGTCGTCATCCGCCACGTGCGACCGACGGTGGTGCTCACCGAGGAGCCGGGCGGCGGGTACGGGCACCCGGACCACGTCCGCGCCCACGAGGTGACGACCCGCGCCGTCGAGCTCGCGGGGCTCGAGGACCCCGAGGTCCTGCCCGGGCTCGCGCCCTGGCGGGTGCCGACGGTGCTGTGGGTGGCGCAGGAGCAGGACCACGTGCGGGCCGCGACGGCCGAGCTGCGCGACACCCTCGCCGGCCACGCGCCGCTCCACTCCCCGGAGGGCGCGGTCCTCACCGTGCCCGACGCCGTCGAGGAGCTGCCGTCCATCGCCGTGCCCGCCACGCAGGTCACCGCCTCCTTCGACGTCCGGCCGGTCGCCGAGCGGCTCGTCGCGGCACTGCGCCGCCACCGCACCCAGGCCCAGGCCGTCGCTCCCGTCGACGGGCAGCGGCTCGTCGGCTACTTCGCGCTGAGCAACGACGTCCTCGCCCCGCTGCTCGACCGCGTCTACGTGCGCACCGCCCCCGGGGACGACGCCACCGGCCTCCTCGCGGCGATCTCCGCCGTCACTCCCGCGGTGCGCGGCGGCGCCACCGGCGCGGCAGCGGACGACGCCCCGGGTGCCACCGTGCACCGGCTGCCGCCCCCGACCGCCGGGTTCACCCCTGAGCAGGCGGCCACCCTCGTCCGTTCGACCGGCTCCTCGAGCACCGCGCACGTCGGGCGCCCCGGCGTCGACCGCGGCGACGACGAGCGGCCCGAGCGTCCGCGCGCCTCCCGGCTCGCCCCGAGCGGTGGCGCCACCGGCGCCGTCGTCGCCGTGCTCGCGGGCATCGTCATGGCGACGCTCGGCACGGTCGTCCACCGCTACGCCGTCGAGGGCTGGCCGGTCGGCGTCGTCCTCGGGCTGGCCGGGGTGCTGTCCGCCGCGATCGCCGCGCGCGCCATCGCGGGCAGCGGCGGCCTGCTCCTCACCGTGCTCGCCGTCGTCCTCATGACCCAGGCGATGGCGTTCCTGCGCCCCGGCGGGGACGTGCTCGTCACCAACGAGACCGTGAGCTACGTGTGGCTCTTCGGTGCACCCCTCGTGTCCCTCGCGGCCGCCTTCCTGCCCCGACGGTGGTTCTCGGACGGGCGGCTGCGGTGA